From the Gordonia bronchialis DSM 43247 genome, one window contains:
- a CDS encoding glycoside hydrolase family 13 protein, whose product MTRVSDETPDDVPAEHGDTDLPGGAHTDAEANADEPAEAQVSGSGTADTTGATTGASGDIDADPEHLPDDSAEESTPDETVSVAQDEPVAEPGAEVRTDEPGIEGVAEPEAEAPTDETGHPEFADDTPATAAPPPPPGAGQLDPDNTHWWRSAVFYQIYPRSFSDLDGDGVGDLAGIIDKLGYLELLGVDALWLSPIMRSPMADHGYDVADPRDIDPLFGDVETFDALIAEAHDRDIRVTMDLVPNHTSDQHPWFVAALAGEPDGPERARYIFRDGLGDNGDDPPNNWHSVFGGPAWTRVTEADGSPGQWYLHIFAAEQPDLNWENPEVFADLETTLRFWLDRGVDGFRIDVAHGMAKPADLPDMDLTNTTLLQNDDDDPRFNNYAVHEIHRRIRKVIDEYPGAANVGEIWVDDNERFAEYLRPDELHLGFNFRLAKADFDPAAIRAAIENSLESVLSVGGTPTWTLSNHDVEREVTRYGGDDLTLGVHRARAMLLVEMALPGSVFIYNGAELGLPNVDLPDDALTDPVWERSGHTERGRDGCRVPLPWEGTAPPFGFSTADTTWLPIPDSWAPLTVEAQLEDVHSTLSLYRQAIEMRYEREEFTGDTVEWYDAPPGCLAFRRSQGHLICALNASDAPVPLPPGELLLTSIPLVEGQLPPNSAAWLI is encoded by the coding sequence ATGACCAGAGTGAGCGATGAGACACCTGATGATGTCCCCGCCGAGCATGGTGACACCGACCTGCCCGGCGGAGCGCACACCGATGCCGAAGCGAATGCTGACGAACCGGCAGAAGCACAGGTGAGCGGTTCGGGGACCGCCGACACCACGGGGGCAACGACGGGGGCCTCCGGTGACATCGACGCCGATCCCGAACACCTCCCCGACGACTCCGCCGAGGAATCCACGCCCGACGAGACGGTGTCGGTGGCCCAGGACGAGCCAGTGGCCGAACCCGGAGCCGAGGTGCGAACCGACGAGCCCGGGATCGAGGGGGTGGCCGAACCAGAGGCCGAAGCACCCACCGACGAGACCGGTCATCCCGAGTTCGCCGACGACACACCCGCCACCGCGGCTCCGCCACCCCCGCCCGGGGCCGGTCAGCTCGACCCCGACAACACGCACTGGTGGCGGTCGGCGGTCTTCTATCAGATCTATCCGCGCTCGTTCTCTGATCTCGACGGCGACGGTGTCGGCGATCTCGCCGGGATCATCGACAAACTCGGTTACCTCGAACTGCTCGGTGTGGACGCCCTCTGGCTCAGTCCCATCATGCGGTCCCCGATGGCCGATCACGGATACGACGTCGCCGATCCCCGCGACATCGACCCGCTCTTCGGCGACGTCGAGACCTTCGACGCGCTGATCGCCGAGGCCCATGACCGCGACATCCGCGTCACCATGGACCTGGTGCCCAATCACACCAGCGATCAGCATCCGTGGTTCGTGGCGGCCCTCGCCGGCGAACCCGACGGTCCCGAGCGGGCCCGCTATATCTTCCGGGACGGTCTCGGCGACAACGGTGACGACCCACCCAACAACTGGCACAGCGTCTTCGGCGGCCCGGCCTGGACCAGGGTCACCGAGGCCGACGGGTCTCCCGGCCAGTGGTACCTGCACATCTTCGCCGCCGAGCAGCCGGATCTGAATTGGGAGAATCCCGAGGTCTTCGCCGACCTCGAGACCACCCTGCGGTTCTGGCTGGACCGTGGCGTGGACGGATTCCGGATCGACGTCGCGCATGGAATGGCCAAACCCGCCGACCTGCCCGACATGGATCTGACGAACACGACGCTGCTGCAGAACGACGACGACGATCCGCGGTTCAACAACTATGCGGTGCACGAGATCCACCGACGGATCCGCAAGGTCATCGACGAGTATCCGGGCGCCGCCAACGTCGGCGAGATCTGGGTCGATGACAACGAACGCTTCGCCGAGTACCTCCGTCCGGATGAACTGCACCTGGGCTTCAACTTCCGGCTCGCCAAAGCCGATTTCGACCCGGCCGCCATCCGTGCGGCAATCGAGAACTCACTCGAATCGGTGCTGTCGGTCGGCGGCACACCCACCTGGACGTTGTCCAACCACGATGTGGAACGTGAGGTCACCCGTTACGGCGGTGACGATCTCACGCTCGGTGTCCATCGTGCACGCGCCATGCTGCTCGTCGAGATGGCCCTGCCGGGCAGTGTTTTCATCTACAACGGCGCCGAACTCGGCCTGCCCAACGTGGATCTGCCCGACGACGCGCTGACCGATCCTGTGTGGGAGCGCTCAGGTCACACCGAACGCGGCCGCGACGGATGCCGCGTTCCACTGCCGTGGGAGGGCACCGCACCGCCGTTCGGCTTCTCCACTGCCGACACGACCTGGCTTCCGATCCCCGACTCGTGGGCGCCGTTGACCGTCGAGGCTCAGCTCGAAGATGTGCACTCGACACTGTCGCTCTACCGCCAGGCCATCGAAATGCGTTATGAGCGAGAAGAATTCACCGGTGACACGGTCGAATGGTATGACGCACCGCCGGGGTGTCTGGCGTTCCGCCGGTCGCAGGGGCATCTCATCTGCGCACTCAACGCGAGCGATGCACCGGTCCCGCTGCCGCCGGGCGAACTGCTGCTCACGAGCATTCCGCTCGTCGAGGGACAGCTACCACCGAACTCGGCGGCGTGGCTGATCTGA
- a CDS encoding globin, with protein sequence MSPEVPGGAQPVGNVPAGNGSPGTDRQGTFYDEVGGAETFRRITEVFYQQVAADEVLRPLYPEEDLGPAERRLRMFLEQYWGGPRTYSEERGHPRLRMRHHPFRVGPIERDAWLRCMHTAIASIDDDTLDAEHRRALTDYMEMAAQSLMNSPF encoded by the coding sequence ATGAGTCCAGAGGTCCCCGGCGGTGCACAGCCCGTCGGTAACGTCCCCGCCGGGAACGGGTCACCCGGAACCGACCGGCAGGGCACCTTCTATGACGAGGTCGGCGGTGCCGAGACCTTCCGTCGGATCACCGAGGTGTTCTATCAGCAGGTCGCCGCCGACGAGGTGCTCCGTCCGCTGTACCCGGAGGAGGACCTGGGGCCCGCCGAGCGTCGGCTCCGGATGTTCCTCGAGCAGTACTGGGGTGGTCCGCGCACCTACTCCGAGGAGCGCGGCCATCCGCGCCTGCGCATGCGACACCACCCCTTCCGGGTCGGTCCGATCGAGCGGGACGCCTGGCTGCGCTGTATGCACACGGCGATCGCCTCGATCGACGACGACACCCTGGACGCGGAGCATCGGCGAGCGCTCACCGACTACATGGAGATGGCCGCCCAATCGCTGATGAACTCGCCGTTCTGA
- the ctaJ gene encoding aa3-type cytochrome oxidase subunit CtaJ has product MDIDSLIVPIGVPVTALTVLFVVLCVVSMAYSFGVKYPKVKRYDLDQTWEHAPLLFSATEIEPMALPRHAEAGDVDGGSASGKW; this is encoded by the coding sequence ATGGACATCGACAGCCTGATCGTCCCCATCGGAGTGCCCGTCACGGCTCTGACGGTTCTGTTCGTCGTGCTCTGCGTCGTGTCGATGGCGTATTCCTTCGGCGTCAAGTACCCGAAGGTGAAGCGTTACGACCTCGACCAGACGTGGGAGCACGCACCGCTGCTGTTCAGCGCCACGGAGATCGAACCGATGGCGCTGCCGCGGCACGCGGAAGCCGGCGATGTGGATGGAGGTTCGGCAAGTGGCAAGTGGTGA
- a CDS encoding NAD-glutamate dehydrogenase produces the protein MTSLAPDAVNRYFRQRADTSGAADDQAADQVLAHLDVAALRQPGEAIVDVSGGDSGTIDIVVVNDDMPHLVEAVLATVEAHDLTVGRMDHPVMPVQRADARLVAIDDVTGAVWESWIFVSGLSGHPGIDVAQLRTDLVEVVGRVADVDRDAADMRSRLTRCATEISLAPVRESTGIRATDRYEYAKLLEWFAGNHFHPLGYTRIGTDGPSGTDDRRGLWRTDAVRRDFPAVSSAPLLPRVCRVHVETGIQRSNFPVLLQIPAFDRHGNYDGEHRFLGAFTSSGLHQTVLDVPVLRVKVHDVLQRAGVDEDSFAGQSMIELLQNYPLVEMFSSTEVELSRRVSEMLDAVATRSLRLFVRTNPDGHTAVALIYLPRDRYNTASRLALENALVEVLGGTDLEYTARVSEMPLALLQVMVRIDSDTARRLGSLDTGSPAHEKMQATLAEAIRGWDERVRELATSTEFADLVGDDPDTLLRQLPGLADLYKEQREPRAAVEDLSRILRLGPGQIAVTLRSDRDGDHLVDSRWVFTLYLCGKSATLTDVLPVLHSLGLEVLDEHPYEIRRADGIICWAYEFGVSLAAGMSVDADAVDDLDARFTDAFRQIWLAAAEVDAFNELVIRCGLDWRSAAMLRAYARYLRQCGFSYSTTHVAHTLGEYREVTRGLVEVFTASFDPASADDTVRENALSRLRSAVGAVLGLDADRIVSALAAVVTATSRTNYFVTDPDGARRPVMSFKLRPRDIPQTPEPRPLHEIFVYSPRVEGVHLRFGAVARGGLRWSDRREDFRTEVLGLVKAQAVKNAVIVPVGAKGGFVVKRPPAGTGDAVTDRDAQREEGIACYRQFISGMLDITDNIDRSSGAVIPAQSVVRRDGDDTYLVVAADKGTAAFSDIANDVAAQYGFWLGDAFASGGSAGYDHKAMGITARGAWESVKRHFRELGVDTQTQDFTVVGIGDMSGDVFGNGMLLSEHIRLVAAFDHRHIFVDPQPDAPGSFRERSRLFGLPRSSWADYDSSLISAGGGVWSRDRKSIPITPQMTAALGLDDGVEELSPPDLIHAILQAPVDLLWNGGIGTYVKASTESDADVGDKSNDAIRVNGDQVRAKVIGEGGNLGVTERGRIEFDLAGGRINTDALDNSAGVDCSDHEVNIKILLDSVVSTGELPADERDQLLESMTDEVADLVLADNISQNAELGFSRTYEIDRSEVHARMLHQMARERGVDLRLEALPDAAELRKRLRGEGHRGLTSPELATLMAHVKLLAKADLLASDLPDNDVFDARVGRYFPRRLADEYSSAIRAHRLRREIVTTTLVNDVVDQAGITHLFRLGEGTGAGTEESVRAYVVANKVFGLSDLFGRIGRSAAPAATVDEMMLYARRLLFRASRWMLAFRPQPLAIAAEITRYTERVTQLSTVMGGWFGASSARDVDERAASYRERGVPDDVAGEVAMSLHRFCLLDIIDSAEIADRDPAEVGELYFAVMEHFGLEQLLTAVSDLDRGDRWHALARLALRDDMHGALRAITLKILEVSEPDESSAEKIDEWESSQSSRLGRVRTVLAEITDSGTQDLATLSVAARQLRSMIR, from the coding sequence GTGACCTCGCTCGCACCGGATGCGGTGAATCGCTATTTCCGACAACGCGCCGACACGTCGGGCGCCGCCGACGATCAGGCTGCCGATCAGGTCCTCGCGCACCTCGACGTCGCGGCCCTCCGGCAGCCCGGGGAGGCGATCGTCGACGTCTCGGGCGGCGATTCGGGGACCATCGACATCGTGGTCGTCAACGACGACATGCCGCATCTGGTGGAGGCGGTCCTCGCGACGGTCGAGGCCCATGACCTCACCGTGGGCCGGATGGATCATCCGGTCATGCCGGTCCAGCGTGCGGATGCGCGGCTGGTCGCCATCGACGACGTCACCGGGGCGGTGTGGGAGTCGTGGATCTTCGTCAGCGGACTCAGCGGACATCCCGGGATCGACGTGGCGCAGTTGCGGACCGATCTGGTCGAGGTGGTCGGCCGCGTCGCCGACGTGGACCGCGATGCCGCCGACATGCGCAGCCGATTGACCCGCTGCGCCACCGAGATCTCGCTCGCCCCGGTGCGGGAATCGACCGGCATCCGGGCCACCGATCGATACGAGTACGCGAAACTTCTCGAGTGGTTCGCCGGCAACCACTTCCACCCGTTGGGATATACGCGGATCGGCACCGACGGGCCGTCGGGTACCGACGACCGCCGCGGGTTGTGGCGGACCGACGCGGTGCGTCGGGACTTCCCGGCGGTGTCGAGCGCACCCCTGCTGCCGCGGGTGTGCCGGGTGCACGTCGAAACCGGTATCCAGCGATCCAATTTCCCTGTTCTGCTGCAGATTCCGGCGTTCGACCGGCACGGCAACTACGACGGCGAACACCGCTTCCTCGGCGCCTTCACGTCCTCGGGACTGCATCAGACGGTGCTCGACGTCCCGGTGCTGCGGGTGAAGGTGCATGACGTCCTCCAGCGGGCGGGCGTCGACGAGGATTCGTTCGCCGGGCAGTCGATGATCGAACTGCTGCAGAACTATCCGCTGGTGGAGATGTTCTCCTCCACCGAGGTCGAACTGTCCCGCCGGGTCAGTGAGATGCTCGACGCCGTCGCCACGCGCTCGTTGCGCCTGTTCGTGCGGACCAACCCCGACGGGCACACCGCCGTCGCGCTCATCTACCTCCCGCGCGACCGCTACAACACCGCCTCGCGACTGGCGCTGGAGAATGCGCTCGTGGAGGTACTCGGCGGAACCGATCTGGAGTACACGGCACGGGTCAGCGAGATGCCCCTGGCGTTGCTGCAGGTGATGGTCCGCATCGATTCCGACACCGCGCGCCGCCTCGGCTCCCTCGACACCGGGTCGCCGGCGCACGAGAAGATGCAGGCCACCCTGGCCGAGGCGATCCGTGGGTGGGACGAGCGGGTTCGAGAACTCGCGACGAGCACCGAGTTCGCCGATCTCGTCGGTGACGACCCGGATACCCTATTGCGTCAGCTCCCGGGGCTGGCCGACCTCTACAAGGAGCAGCGGGAGCCGCGGGCGGCGGTCGAGGACCTCAGCCGGATCCTGCGCCTGGGCCCCGGACAGATCGCGGTCACCCTGCGCTCCGATCGCGACGGCGACCACCTGGTGGACAGTCGCTGGGTGTTCACCCTGTACCTGTGCGGGAAGTCGGCGACGCTCACCGACGTGCTGCCGGTTCTGCACAGCCTTGGCCTCGAGGTCCTCGACGAGCATCCCTACGAGATCCGGCGAGCCGACGGAATCATCTGCTGGGCATACGAATTCGGGGTCTCACTGGCCGCCGGTATGTCGGTGGACGCTGATGCCGTCGACGATCTCGATGCCCGTTTCACCGATGCGTTCCGGCAGATCTGGCTCGCGGCCGCCGAGGTGGATGCCTTCAACGAACTCGTCATCCGCTGTGGTCTGGACTGGCGTAGTGCGGCCATGCTGCGGGCCTATGCGCGCTATCTGCGCCAATGCGGATTCTCCTACAGCACAACGCATGTCGCTCACACGCTGGGGGAGTATCGTGAGGTGACCCGCGGTCTGGTGGAGGTCTTCACGGCGTCCTTCGACCCGGCGTCGGCCGATGACACGGTTCGCGAGAACGCGCTGTCACGGCTGCGGTCCGCGGTGGGTGCGGTGCTCGGCCTCGACGCCGACCGCATCGTGTCGGCGCTGGCGGCGGTCGTCACGGCGACGTCGCGCACCAACTACTTCGTCACCGACCCCGACGGTGCCCGGCGACCCGTGATGTCGTTCAAACTGCGGCCCCGCGACATCCCGCAAACCCCCGAACCCCGGCCGCTGCACGAGATCTTCGTCTACTCACCGCGCGTGGAGGGTGTGCACCTGCGGTTCGGCGCGGTGGCGCGTGGCGGATTGCGCTGGTCGGATCGTCGCGAGGATTTCCGGACCGAGGTTCTCGGTCTGGTGAAGGCGCAGGCGGTGAAGAATGCGGTGATCGTCCCGGTGGGCGCCAAGGGCGGTTTCGTGGTGAAACGCCCGCCCGCGGGCACCGGCGATGCCGTCACCGATCGCGACGCGCAGCGCGAGGAGGGCATCGCCTGCTACCGGCAGTTCATCTCCGGAATGCTCGACATCACCGACAACATCGACCGCTCGAGTGGCGCGGTCATACCGGCGCAGTCGGTGGTGCGTCGCGACGGCGACGACACCTACCTCGTGGTGGCCGCCGACAAGGGCACCGCAGCGTTCTCCGACATCGCCAATGACGTTGCGGCACAGTATGGTTTCTGGCTCGGCGATGCTTTTGCGTCGGGCGGTTCGGCCGGATATGACCACAAGGCGATGGGTATCACCGCGCGCGGTGCGTGGGAATCGGTGAAACGGCACTTCCGTGAACTCGGGGTGGACACGCAGACGCAGGACTTCACCGTCGTCGGGATCGGCGACATGAGCGGTGACGTCTTCGGCAACGGGATGTTGCTCTCCGAACACATCAGGTTGGTCGCCGCCTTCGACCACCGGCACATCTTCGTCGATCCGCAACCCGACGCCCCCGGCTCGTTCCGCGAACGATCGAGGTTGTTCGGCCTCCCGCGGTCGTCCTGGGCGGACTACGATTCGTCGCTGATCAGCGCCGGCGGCGGGGTGTGGTCGCGCGACCGCAAATCGATCCCGATCACCCCGCAGATGACCGCTGCCCTCGGACTCGACGACGGCGTCGAGGAACTCTCGCCGCCCGACCTCATCCACGCGATCCTGCAGGCGCCGGTGGACCTGCTGTGGAACGGTGGCATCGGCACCTACGTGAAGGCGAGTACCGAGTCCGACGCCGACGTGGGGGACAAGTCCAACGACGCGATCCGGGTCAACGGAGATCAGGTGCGCGCCAAGGTCATCGGGGAGGGTGGCAACCTCGGCGTCACCGAGCGCGGCCGCATCGAGTTCGACCTCGCCGGTGGTCGCATCAACACCGACGCCCTGGACAATTCGGCGGGGGTGGACTGCTCCGACCACGAGGTCAACATCAAGATCCTGCTCGATTCGGTGGTCTCCACCGGTGAGCTGCCTGCCGACGAGCGCGATCAGCTGCTCGAGTCGATGACCGACGAGGTCGCCGATCTCGTTCTCGCCGACAACATCTCGCAGAACGCCGAACTCGGATTCAGCCGCACCTATGAGATCGACCGGTCCGAGGTGCACGCGCGGATGCTGCACCAGATGGCACGCGAACGTGGGGTCGACCTGCGTCTGGAGGCGTTGCCCGATGCCGCCGAATTGCGCAAAAGGCTACGCGGCGAAGGACATCGGGGACTGACCTCACCGGAGTTGGCGACCCTGATGGCCCACGTGAAGCTACTCGCCAAGGCCGATCTGCTGGCCAGTGACCTACCGGACAACGACGTCTTCGACGCACGGGTGGGCCGGTACTTCCCGCGTCGGCTCGCCGACGAGTACAGCTCGGCGATCCGCGCGCATCGACTGCGGCGGGAGATCGTGACCACGACACTCGTGAACGATGTGGTCGACCAGGCCGGGATCACCCACCTGTTCCGCCTCGGCGAGGGGACGGGTGCCGGCACGGAGGAGAGTGTCCGTGCCTACGTGGTCGCCAACAAGGTGTTCGGTCTGTCGGACCTGTTCGGCCGGATCGGCCGCAGCGCGGCGCCGGCGGCAACCGTCGACGAGATGATGCTCTACGCTCGTCGGCTCCTGTTCCGTGCCTCCCGCTGGATGCTCGCCTTCCGGCCCCAGCCGCTTGCCATCGCCGCCGAGATCACCCGTTACACCGAGCGCGTGACCCAACTCTCGACGGTGATGGGCGGCTGGTTCGGGGCCAGTTCGGCGCGCGACGTCGACGAGCGTGCGGCCTCCTACCGTGAGCGTGGCGTCCCCGACGACGTCGCCGGCGAGGTGGCCATGAGCCTGCATCGGTTCTGCCTGCTGGACATCATCGACTCCGCCGAGATCGCCGACCGCGACCCCGCAGAGGTCGGTGAACTCTACTTCGCGGTGATGGAGCACTTCGGACTCGAGCAACTGCTGACCGCGGTGTCGGACCTCGATCGGGGTGACCGCTGGCACGCCCTGGCCAGACTGGCCTTGCGCGACGACATGCACGGGGCGCTGCGGGCGATCACGTTGAAGATCCTGGAGGTCAGTGAGCCCGACGAATCCTCGGCGGAGAAGATCGACGAATGGGAGTCGTCACAGTCCTCGCGGCTGGGGCGTGTGCGGACCGTGTTGGCCGAGATCACCGACTCGGGTACGCAGGACCTCGCGACCCTGTCGGTCGCGGCGCGTCAGCTCCGCAGCATGATCCGGTGA
- the ettA gene encoding energy-dependent translational throttle protein EttA, producing MAEFIYTMKKVRKAHGDKVILDDVTMSFYPGAKIGVVGPNGAGKSSILKIMAGIDQPSNGEAFLDPEATVGILLQEPPLNEEKTVKENVEEGMGEIKVKLDRFNEVAELMATDYSDELMEEMGKLQEDLDNADAWDLDSQLEQAMDALRCPPADSPVTHLSGGERRRVALCKLLLSKPDLLLLDEPTNHLDAESVLWLEQFLASYPGAVLAVTHDRYFLDHVAEWICEVDRGKLIPYQGNYSTYLEKKAERLEVQGKKDQKLQRRLKEELAWVRSGAKARQTKNKARLQRYEEMAAEAEKTRKLDFEEIQIPTPPRLGDVVVEVSHLDKGFEGRVLIKDLSFTLPRNGIVGVIGPNGVGKTTLFKTIVGLEQPDSGTVKVGETVKLSYVDQGRSNIDPKKTVWEVVSDGLDYIEVGQNEMPSRAYVSAFGFKGPDQQKRSEVLSGGERNRLNLALTLKEGGNLILLDEPTNDLDVETLGSLENALEKFPGCAVVISHDRWFLDRTCTHILAWEGNVEEGQWFWFEGNFEAYEANKVERLGADAARPHRVTHRKLTRD from the coding sequence GTGGCTGAATTCATCTACACCATGAAGAAAGTGCGAAAGGCGCACGGCGACAAGGTAATTCTCGACGACGTCACCATGTCCTTCTATCCGGGCGCCAAGATCGGCGTCGTGGGACCCAACGGTGCGGGCAAGTCGTCGATCCTCAAGATCATGGCGGGTATCGATCAGCCGTCCAACGGTGAGGCGTTCCTCGACCCGGAGGCCACCGTCGGCATCCTGCTGCAGGAGCCGCCGCTGAACGAGGAGAAGACGGTCAAGGAGAACGTCGAGGAGGGGATGGGCGAGATCAAGGTCAAGCTCGACCGCTTCAACGAGGTCGCCGAACTGATGGCCACCGACTACTCCGACGAGCTCATGGAGGAGATGGGCAAGCTGCAGGAGGACCTCGACAACGCCGACGCGTGGGACCTCGACTCGCAGCTCGAGCAGGCGATGGATGCGCTGCGCTGCCCGCCCGCGGACTCCCCGGTCACTCACCTGTCCGGTGGCGAGCGACGACGCGTCGCCCTGTGCAAGCTGCTGCTGTCCAAACCCGACCTGCTGCTGCTCGACGAGCCCACCAACCACCTCGACGCCGAGAGCGTGCTGTGGCTCGAGCAGTTCCTCGCGAGCTATCCCGGTGCGGTGCTGGCCGTCACCCACGACCGCTACTTCCTCGATCACGTCGCGGAGTGGATCTGTGAGGTCGACCGCGGCAAGCTGATCCCGTATCAGGGTAACTACTCCACCTACCTGGAGAAGAAGGCCGAACGGCTCGAGGTCCAGGGCAAGAAGGACCAGAAGTTGCAGCGCCGGCTCAAGGAGGAGCTCGCGTGGGTGCGCTCCGGGGCCAAGGCCCGCCAGACCAAGAACAAGGCACGTCTGCAGCGCTATGAGGAGATGGCCGCGGAAGCCGAGAAGACCCGCAAGCTCGACTTCGAGGAAATCCAGATCCCGACGCCACCACGACTGGGTGACGTCGTGGTCGAGGTCAGCCACCTCGACAAGGGGTTCGAGGGTCGGGTGCTGATCAAGGACCTCTCGTTCACGCTTCCGCGCAACGGCATCGTCGGCGTCATCGGCCCCAACGGCGTGGGTAAGACGACCCTGTTCAAGACCATCGTCGGACTCGAGCAGCCCGATTCGGGAACGGTGAAGGTCGGCGAGACGGTCAAACTCAGCTACGTCGACCAGGGCCGGTCCAACATCGATCCCAAGAAGACGGTCTGGGAGGTGGTCTCCGACGGTCTGGACTATATCGAGGTCGGGCAGAACGAGATGCCCTCTCGCGCCTATGTCAGTGCCTTCGGATTCAAGGGCCCCGATCAGCAGAAGCGTTCCGAGGTGCTCTCCGGCGGTGAACGCAACCGGCTCAACCTTGCGTTGACCCTCAAGGAGGGCGGCAACCTGATCCTGCTCGACGAGCCGACCAACGACCTCGACGTCGAGACGCTCGGATCGCTGGAGAACGCCCTGGAGAAGTTCCCCGGATGCGCCGTGGTGATCAGCCACGATCGCTGGTTCCTCGACCGCACCTGTACCCACATCCTGGCATGGGAGGGCAACGTCGAAGAGGGGCAGTGGTTCTGGTTCGAAGGCAACTTCGAGGCCTATGAGGCCAACAAGGTGGAACGCCTCGGCGCCGACGCCGCCCGCCCGCACCGGGTGACCCACCGCAAACTCACCCGCGATTAG
- a CDS encoding acyl-CoA thioesterase has translation MLVEDEGVATERGYVVAVPVRCSDMDVFAHVNHARMVTLIEEARIPWLFYDERPTAQLRHGCVVTDLHMKYQQQIRHDEGPLEVTMFVTQLRAVDFTVGYEIRPRGRTGGATSTHSKPAVVASTQLVSFDVDAQRLRRLTPAEKDYLSRFVRTDDAAGAIRGASAR, from the coding sequence GTGCTCGTCGAGGATGAGGGTGTCGCCACCGAGCGCGGCTATGTGGTCGCCGTGCCGGTGCGATGCTCGGACATGGATGTGTTCGCGCACGTCAATCATGCCCGGATGGTGACCTTGATCGAAGAGGCGCGGATACCGTGGCTGTTCTACGACGAGCGTCCGACGGCCCAACTCCGCCATGGCTGCGTGGTCACCGACCTGCACATGAAGTATCAGCAGCAGATCCGTCACGATGAGGGGCCACTGGAGGTGACGATGTTCGTGACGCAGTTGCGCGCAGTCGATTTCACGGTTGGCTACGAGATTCGGCCGCGGGGGCGCACCGGTGGTGCGACCTCCACGCACAGCAAACCGGCCGTCGTGGCCAGCACCCAGCTGGTGTCCTTCGACGTCGATGCCCAGCGCCTGCGGCGGCTCACCCCGGCCGAGAAGGACTACCTGTCGCGGTTCGTTCGTACCGACGACGCGGCCGGTGCGATACGCGGAGCGTCCGCGCGGTGA
- a CDS encoding HNH endonuclease, with amino-acid sequence MWGRRRVLLLNATYEPLTAISIRRAVVLILRERADIIHADDGGLAVHSAQTTVPVPSVIRLRTYVRVPYRAVVPMTRTALMRRDRFRCAYCGGRATTIDHVVPRSRGGQHGWDNCVACCAGCNHRKADRLLGELGWTLRTVPIVPKGGHWRLLASVKEIDPAWERYLDAGAA; translated from the coding sequence ATGTGGGGGCGGCGCCGGGTGCTGTTGCTCAACGCCACCTACGAGCCGTTGACGGCGATCTCCATCCGACGCGCCGTCGTCCTGATCCTGCGTGAACGCGCCGACATCATCCACGCCGATGACGGCGGCCTCGCCGTCCATTCGGCACAGACCACCGTCCCGGTGCCGTCGGTGATCCGGCTGCGCACCTACGTGCGTGTCCCGTACCGGGCGGTGGTGCCGATGACGCGCACCGCGCTGATGCGGCGCGACCGGTTCCGCTGTGCCTACTGCGGAGGACGGGCCACGACGATCGATCACGTAGTGCCGCGCAGCCGCGGCGGCCAGCACGGCTGGGACAACTGCGTGGCCTGCTGTGCGGGGTGTAACCACCGCAAGGCGGACCGGCTGCTCGGTGAGCTCGGCTGGACGTTGCGAACCGTCCCGATCGTCCCCAAGGGCGGGCACTGGCGGTTGCTGGCCTCCGTCAAGGAGATCGATCCGGCCTGGGAGCGATACCTCGACGCCGGGGCGGCGTGA
- a CDS encoding DUF5130 family protein: MASGELTQHGSHAELTATSPGALPLGTVITNSGRVSAARYPGQTPSTPPFSRDELIALDDTLKAASEKALVRFSVYLGDLGAEPVVAAREVLAKAPEPAHGALLAVSPNSRDVVVVSGAAVADRLNDRVAALGVTAAVTGFRQGQLIDGIIAALRVMATAAASN, from the coding sequence GTGGCAAGTGGTGAGCTGACACAGCACGGGTCGCACGCTGAACTGACGGCGACGTCGCCGGGTGCGCTTCCCCTGGGCACGGTGATCACGAACAGCGGACGCGTGTCGGCCGCCCGGTATCCGGGGCAGACGCCGAGTACCCCGCCGTTCAGTCGTGACGAACTCATCGCCCTCGATGACACGCTCAAAGCGGCCAGCGAGAAGGCCCTCGTGCGATTCTCGGTCTATCTCGGCGATCTGGGTGCCGAGCCGGTCGTGGCCGCACGCGAGGTGCTCGCGAAGGCACCCGAACCGGCGCACGGCGCGCTGCTCGCGGTCTCGCCGAATTCCCGTGACGTCGTGGTGGTCTCGGGTGCGGCGGTCGCCGACCGTCTCAACGACCGGGTGGCCGCACTCGGCGTCACCGCCGCGGTAACCGGGTTCCGGCAGGGACAGCTGATCGACGGAATCATCGCCGCCCTGCGGGTGATGGCGACGGCTGCCGCGTCGAACTGA